ccccacattttttttaaaaaaaagccgttAACATACCTAGATAAATGTCTTTGTTGGTTCTTCACATTTATAATTTGTTCTGAGCGCCGGTGAAGTCTCGAACCATTCTGGCAGATGGTAAAGccatagtacagtgtcaaaatggcCTCTCACATGACTCATGTTACAAGCAGTGTGTTGTTTTTgagttcttgtgtgcagaaaaagaaacagtgGTGAACGTCCATAAACGTTTGCGtgtagtgtatggcgatgctgcacttGATAGGAGTACTGTTGACCAATTGGTTAAGGGAGTGACAGccacaggaaatgcagaaacagagctccatgatcagccatgctCGACATGTCCTGTCACAATCACTGCTCCAGACAAGCTGAATCATGCAGATGCCATTACTCGTGCTGACCAGTGCATCACAAGCTGCATCATACAGATGCCATTATTCATGCCGACCGGTGCATCACAACTCAATAATTGGCCCTACAGTTgttggtcagcattggaagtgcctcTGCAATGATCtagactcttggatattcaaatagGTGCCCACTATGGGTTCTATGAATGCTCACAGCAGACCACAAGACTCAAAAAAGGACCATTTCGTATGAATTGCTGGAGAGCCTGTCTGTCACATATCATTATGGGGAACGAGAGCTGAGTACACCACTTTGTGcctgaaacaaaaaggcagtccatggagtggcatcaacattcaccacaaaagaagaaattcaagacaacctacTCTACTGGAAAAATTATGGtggcagtcttctgggattgtgatggtgtcattctcgtggatgtgataccAAGAGTAACCCTCTTGGTatgacatccacgagaatgacaccaTCGCATTCCATCTGTTCAGGGGCATacatgaagactctgaataaactcaagaactgttTCCAACATTTTCGattggacaagaatccagcagaaatcttgctatAACATGATAATGatcgcccacacacaagtctgagaacttgggaacacatcgccaaattgggttggacatcattgcctcatccaccctacagtccagacctctatgggcaacacactttgaagatgacaagaATGGCAGTCACGCAATGAAAACATGCTCTTCCACAGCGTTGGCATACggccatagaatgtgatggagactatGCAGAAAAATAGgaaatggacaagacatgttgatgtatcctGTCACCAAATTCTGCTTTTCCACAGCATTGGCATACGGCTATACAACATGATGGAGACTATGCAGAAAAATAggtcatggacaagacatgttgatctaTACTGTCActgaattctgactcttaacaataaatatgttctgagaaataaaatgtggggcattacttattgaatgaccctcgtagaaAACATTTAATCTTGCACCATTGTGATCTACATCACTTAACCCGTGGTTGCTCACATATGTTGTTGTCACGTTATAACTCCCGTGCTAGATGTTTTCTAACAATAGGATCTTGCACCTTTTTTTATCTCTTTATGCCAGACAAAGACACGTCTATAccataaatcatttatttattattaccaAAGCATTATAAATTAGTATAAACAAGGTATGGATAATGTAATTTGctaaacttaaaaatatttcaacatgcaAAGATTTCAGAAACTTTTTTGATTACAATTACAACACCTGTGTGAACAGCAGTTTGTAATATTTATATCAACTGATGAATTAAGGTTAACCACACTCCTTTTTAATGTTCAACAAGCTGAAAAGCAGTGTAAGAGGTCAGTGGTTGCTTATTCTTGAAACAGAATATTCTGATTTCAAATGGTTGACAACATCTACACCTCATTTTTTGAGATTGTAAAATGTAATGACTTCAGGTTGTTCGCTTTGCCACTGTCAGCATCTATAGCAGCATCACTGTTCATAGTGGATAACATTAGAAGATTCTTTTTTGGGATGTATGAGCAAATGAATCAGTTGTTGCTTGGTTTTTCTTCAGATACGAATATGCAGCCATTTAATTGCCTATGCCTTATGTCTAGAAGTTCCAGTGGAATTTCTCTTTTATTCTTTTTTAGAGTACCTACTATTGTGAGTTGATGATTGGCATACATTTTGTTAGCCAATGGTATAGATGTAAAATAATTGTCCATTGCCATGTTTCTGGCTGGTTTGTCAATCGGTCGAATCAATCGTAACATTACATTCCCTGCATCATTGGGTACTTGATATGGCCCAGTAGGCTGTTTGCCTGCATataattccatattttgcttataaAACATTCTGGCATCACAGAGCGCATATACCTTGATGCCATATTTTGCAGACTTGTTTGCTATATACTGCCTGAATTTGCCACATCCATGGAATGGTTCTAACATCTCGTCCATCGTTATCTTGCACCTGCACTATAGCTCTTCTTGCAAACATCCACAAATtcgtcaaatatttctctaataggTGCCAGATTATCTGTTTCCTTTCTCTGAGCTGTCATAGGTTTGTCATCAAAACATATGGCTTGAAGTGTGTGGAACTTTCATTTGTTCATCGATTCAATAAAGAAATCCAGTACAGTCCCATTAGTGGCCCATAGCTCATCAGTATTGAGATGCTCTGCCCTTTTCACTCCTGTGAGATATGATACACCAAAGAACGTAGATAACTCTTTAAAATCTATTCATGGGCATCCTTGAGCACTCCGTGAATAAGATGCTGCCATTCTGTCAAGTTCTTGGTTTGTGTATTCCACAATTTAACCAATTACACTATCTGGAAAAAATAATTTCCAGCATTCcaaaattgttttcaaattttttgcaaCATTCTACACACCTGGAAGCTGTGTTACAATATTCTGATGGACAGTTTTTGCTGGAGGAGCATGTTGCTTCAACCATTCTGTTATTCCATCCTTtccaagaaaggtttcacagtctgtatattgagaaacaGCTGTAGCAGAAGTATCAGATTCGCTGTCTGACTGATCTGTTGCGGTATTGATCTCTTCATTCTCAGAGGGTGCATCAGTATCTGATGACAGACCCACTATGTAAATATCCTCGTCTAGTGGTTCATCTAGCCACATCAATATCTGTTCCTCTGACATGACTTCTTCATTGAAAAGTTTTATACATTTTAATATCCGACAGAGAAAGTCATGTACTCTATATAAACAATTGTTTCATTCAATTGTAAAACCCAATAAGAATACTTACTTTCCTTATAAAAGATGTTACATACACTGAACACTTTCAGGAGAAAACAAATGAACACAGCCACATGTTACAAGTACAACAAACAGACTAAAAGTGAAACAAGGctgaattcatgaaaggagaagtaattgttacATAAAGACTCCCGTGTTAGGAAAAAATCTAACACTGCGCACCACTTCAAATAATGGCAGAACTAGCAAGCTATTGTTGAAATTTGATTGTCGAGTCACAATTAATTGAAGCACGGGATATGAAAGACATCATTTCTAGATCGTCAGGTCATTAGCTTTGATATGTGCTGCAATATTTAACTAAAATCATAAATGTTAGATTTTTCTAACAACGCGAATGATTGTGGGTTAAAACATAGACTTCTATACCACCATTACATCAGTTAATTACATTGTCATCAAAGATTGTGACAGGTATGCCTACAGTATCATTTTCAGCACCAATTGCATAACATTGTTTACTCTGTAAACCAAAATTTCCCGGATCACCTCTGATTTGCCAGTAACTGAAAGTTTACACATTTCTGActtattacaaggtgtacaactttgcttccaccatttttttgccaacatttgaggctttaatgaaacaaattggttacacatgtatcattcaaagtattttttattgctggccactactttctctcatcttttgggcagtgtacgaatcctgtgttgaaaaaaattgttcattcttttgaagcaatccacaaatcgatccaatgtgtgacttcttcatgagattggaagtgttggtcagccaggccatgggccattgatctaaacaggtgatagtcagaggaagcaatgtctggcgaatacggcaggtggggtaggacttcccattttaatgtttccaagtacattttgacctcttttgcaacgtggggttgagcttggtcatgctgcaaaatcactttatcatgcaTTAATTGCCTTCaataacaagcacctgtgattgtttcacttggttttaacaccgcaTAGTACAtgatgccgagctggtcccaccaaatggagagcatgatcttggagccacgAATATTCGCTTCGGCCGTCGATGTGGaaacatggccgggatatccccattatttttgcatttagggttatcgtaataaaCCCATTTTTCATACCCAGTCACAATGCAGTGCAGACATCCCTTCCGGTTttacctctgaagcaactgtttacaaacacacaaatgctgttCAAGGTCTCTTGGTTTCAGTTCACACAGGACCCCAGTTCCTTCTTTCTgactcatgcccatagccttgaaacgttttgaaatggcttgctacgtcactcccactaatcgtgccaattcttcttgagtttgatgcgagtcctcactcagcaatgtctccaattctgcatctttgaaaacattctctcttccaccactaggTCAGTCTATGACAtagaaatcaccattcttgaagtatTGAAAGCACTCATGAcatattctttcactaatagcgtccttaccatatgtacttgagagcattcgatgagattcAGCCaccgttttcttcatattgaaacaaaacagtaacatctcccacaaatgatgagaattaggctcaggctaactgcctgacgtctgcgatctgtttctttcgaccgctacttaccattGTCACCACCTATTggcaaatggtggaagcaaagttgtacacctcatATATGCTAGTTGAACGTCTCAGAGTTTCAAATTTACGAATAGCCCAAAATTTCAAAAAACAATTACGTCACACCCATTGTTTCTGCATAGCACCCACAGAAATCAAATATAAATTATGTATAGTTACTCATCTATTTCAGTGCTTTATGTACATTGTGCTAGTTGTTTCAATTTTTCTGTTCCAGATTACCGTTCCAGTTTTTAATAATGACAGGCAGCATATTTCATTCACTCCAAACCCATTGTTTAATTTCATGTCTTCTTTAATCCTTCTGAAtcccaaaatattttccaaaacatcatttttacattttataaaaGGTGTCTGCAGAATTATGAATCAAAATTTAGTGTCAGGTTATTAACAATTACATATTAACCCAATTCCAAACATCAGTTGTAAAAAATCCACcatccaaaaacagtgaaaataataaACATCGTAATTACAGCAAATAATGAACTTTGTTGTGAAATTAGGGCTGACCACAATTTATAGTAAGTGCAGAAATTTACATTATTCCAATCTATGTATTGGGTCACACACTAAAGTTAGGGAATCAGACTGCATACTAGTCTGTACCACTACCCAGTTCCATTACAAATTCCATTTCATTTTCTACATTTCTTTCACAATATCAGGTTCCAATTGCAGTTTTTCATCTTCATTTCTTATTACATTTATAATAATTttctaaattctttgaagttttgtTTTTTCTCTAAAAAAGTTTAATTTGACTTTTcaatcttagattagattagattaatacttgttccatagatcatgaatacgacacttcttaatgatgtggaacgtgtcaggttaatgaaagatgactgtacacgatattacattacacaaaatattgcatgacactattgTTTAAGggttcccccccccccttgcccaaggccggatgacgtcagagccacgCCCAAACTTGATTTTCGCCCGGCTCGCGACTAGTAAGCATAAAGTCGCGAGACTCTGCGGGCACTGTGCCAACAGCGGCAACCCATgaggtgcctcacacagagagcatcccagagtgcccctgagagctacaacaccaagaagaattgcttcTCGGCTTTTAGTATTATGTCTTATTCTTAACTGCTTTCATCCAGGCTGTTTTGTCTAGATGGGACAGTGAGGTTGGATTATTAATTTCAGCTCTGACTTCAGCAACCTGAACATTATAACActgaatttcattttttaattcacTGGTTACTTGGAAAACTCAGTCAGTTGTTTGTGCTGCTCGGCTGTTTGTTTTCACCATTTTGTTACTCAGTTTTTAATTTGATTTATCAATTATAATGCTTTTTTCTGTTATGTTACTACTCTGTTCACTGTTCAACTctacaatttcatattttttgtttgcCACATAATTTTTAAATGCATCAGCAAATATTTAAGAACTAGTCTTTTCCTTGCAGTTTCAATCATATACGCCTTAAGCATTGCACACATCTATGTCCacctcttccaccccccccccccccttcttttatgGATTCCAATTTGTTtccacaaaactttatttttaattttttttaaagccaaAGATACTGGAAAATAGCAAATACAATTTGAGAGATAGTTTATTAAAATTATGTGGTCATCCCAGGGAATGAGATCCCATTTCTAATATTTTCCAATATTTCAACAACAAAGTAtccacatttttcaaaaaatacaGATGATAACATTATTTAGCAGGTGTTTCTGTTGGTACATCAAACGGAGACATATCACCACATGCCATTAGTTAATCTGATATTTTTTGAACAAAAATTACTTTAATACCTATCGTACACACACAATAAAAAGGTCTAGGTCCATGACTATCaatatttttcactattttgtcaataaatatttttcGTATGTTAAAAATGTGGCTTGGATTGTTATTATTCTGAATGATTACAGCATTTAAATAGCATTTgccgtcaatattctcacaaaatatctattatttttatgtaattgaagCTTAAAATCATTAAGATATGGTCATATGATCGAAAACACTCTATTATTGACTGATGCTCTGGTGACATCACAAACTAGGAGTAAGACAAAGCTTTACAGGAGTGTTAGCTGAATTTATAAAGATTTTTACATACTTTTTCTGTTAACAGTTTCGctacttttcctactaccgaattccggtcacccaggactattacattttcatctcccttcactatctgaataatttcttttatttcatcatacatttcttcaatttcttcgtcatctgcagagctagttggcatttaaacttgtactactgtagtaggcgtgggctttgtgtctatcatgcccaaaataatgcgttcactatgctgtttgtagtagcttacccgcattcctattttttttattcattattaaacctactcctgcattacccctatttgactttgtatttataaccctgtattcgcctgaccaaaagtcttgttccttgtgccaccgaacttcactaattcccactatatctaaatttaacctatccatttccctctttaaattttctagcctacctgcccgattaagggatctgacattccacgctccgatccgtagaacgccagttttctttctcctgataaagacatcctcttgagtagtccccgcccggagatccgaatgggggactattttatctccagaatattatacccaagaggacgccatcatcatttaaccgtacattaaagctgcatgcccttgggaaaaattacggctgtcgtttccccttgctttcaaccgttcgcagtaccagcacagcatggccgttttggttagtgttacaaggccagatcagtcaatcatccagactgatgcccctgcaactactgaaaaggctgctgcccctcttcaggaaccacgcgtttgtctggcctctcaacagagacccctccgttgtggtcgcacctatggtacggctatctgtatcgctgaggcacgcaagcctccccccccaacggcaaggtccatggttcatgggggggaaatagAAAGGTATTTTTTGAAAACTGATAGTGTAAACCTTGCGAAAGTTGATGCATCCGTGCTCCACCCATTTAGAGTGGCGTTATGTGCAATGACTGACATTCTTTTCCCTTGTCCTTATATTATAGCTAGATTGTGGCCCATCAGTCATGAGCTACGGCccaagcacaataaaattattcttggcaaatctTAGTGCCGATTTCCTCTATAGAACACACTCAGCAGTAGTATTACTTGCAGCATGTGCCAGGTGGCAAAATGGATAGTTTATCTGATGGTAAATAAAGAGATCACATATTCGAATCCTGGAAAGGTCATAAATTTTTAAAAGTTctacatgaaatattaaaatagTGTTAGCAAGAAATTATGGTAGCAATTGCTTGGATTGTGGGATGTATTACATAGAGCTTCACATtaatcttagtctgagaaatgCACAACAGAgtataaatgcatttactttgtgaACAAACAATTTACTTTTTTGGAAAGCAATGCTTATAGTGAAGATATCACCATAAGCTCACAGTAGAACAAGTTGTAGAATGATGAGGTTTTCTATATGAAGAGATTTAAAGCACGTATGACATGCAGGTAACACAAATGTAAGGACCATGAAGTTTGCGAGTGTAAACTAACATCAGTGTCAGAAGCAGACAtacttcatttttatgtaagatgatgaaatttcaaaaGTTTAAAAAGTGAGGATCCTAGCTGAACAGtacaaagacagaaaaaaaattttaaaaaatacattgtttctaataaagtaaaaagtgtgtgatcatatgaactagaaaatatctttttgaacgtgCCATGTGTGAACAGTGATTggaaatgtacgagggttggaactttaataatgtcacctatttatttacagctcatacaaaatatatacgtgtttcaaagttttactgaccttcaaagtagtcaccagcattgtgtataacccactgtcagcgatgtggaagtcgtaggatacccttagcagtaccagtggtgttgacagtttgagctgcacggtctattgcccaacgaatttgttgcagttctgaagtgaatgccatgaagtgtttccttcagcttagaaattgagttgaacctATGAggccttaagtcaggggagtgcagaaggtggtatagcacttagaaaccccatcagtcaaacaaatcagtaacagcttgcaatgtATGTGCTTGATCattaaaatgatggtcaggtcctgcagaaagtgtcatcacttctgtctctaattctgctggacctgaccatcattttgcactacagtgctcaagcacgcacagtgcaagctgttactgatttgtttgactgatgaggctgctaagtgctgtaccaccttctGTACTCCACTGActtaacacttcacggcattcgcttcagaactgcaacaaattcgtcgggcaatagaccccgCCATTCTatctgtcaacacaactgccactgctaagagtatcctacgacttccataccactagcaatgggttatacacaatgctggtgactactttgtaggccagtaaagctttgaaacacacatctattttgtacaagctgtacataaatagttgccactattaaagttccagccctcataAGTGCATGTAAACAGCAAGGGAAACACAATATAAATTATGTTTCTGATCAGTGTGgtaagttttgtaattgtgatttggttttaaTAAAAGAGAATTTTCGAgttattttacaaataagttaaaatattattCCCAGTGGTATTTGAACCTACTACAGATATCATATAAAATTCGATGGTTTACTGCTTTAACAACTGAGCTgccaaaaaatttaaatataatttggTTAAACAAAAATTTTCTCTAAGACTTTAATTTCATTGAGTGATGCCTTTCTCCTTGTAACAGTGGGAAAGCATACCTTAGAGGTAAATTAATTTTAGTTTCACATTGCAACACATTTTTGATTTAAGTTTGTGAACTTGTACATCGACACAGTGGCAATTTGCCGATACAGTGCATCCACATTTTATGCATTTCTCATTCTctgaaacactcaaaaacaacttttcagaagtttttagatatatttatacAGTATGGTACTATACACAATTTGTAACTCATTTGTTGAAACATatattccaaaacaagacatcactatGAATTAGAATTTTCACAGCAGCAGCAGTGATCCAGCCAGTGAcatcacaggcatcacatgacttgAATGGTGCGTTTTAGTGGGCTTTCAAATTACgtgaatttcatttctgtttttataaaagaatactgaaattcaagaggaaatAAAGAGCATTagaagcataaaatgacataataaatcatttaagacaatttccaggaAACAGTCAAATATCCTATTAAGTTAGCCATGATTTTATACTCTAAATACGTAAGCCAATCATGATATAGAGAAACCTTAtatgtttttgcagtttctgcgTTGTCATGTAACTTTTGTATCACCTAAACTGAGGAGAAACCACACATTTACAACAGATATGggctttctcaaaattttaaatttccagaaCTGTTGACTatcaattttatttgaaaattttctgtggacactttaatttaaaatttggACAACAACAAGTGGACATGTACTGCACTTGTAAAGAGCTCGGTGTAAAAATCAAATGTCCATCTCTGAATTACGCTACTAAAAGGGCTGCAACAGCTGAGTTAATAGTGCACAAGTGGCATGCCGATAAATTCTTTGGGAAATTACATGCAGTTAAAGAGAAAACTGAAATAGATTCTAAAATTGCAGGTGGAGAACCTGCAGTTGCCACATATGGTAATATGAGACATGTTTTACTTGCATCAGCTTTCAGTAAATGTCTTTAATGTGCATGACTTATGGAGAGGAAGAGCCATGTCTTAGCTCCATAATGAAGGAACAACAGCAGTATCAACAGTTCCATCTGGACCAGAACCAGCAGAAAAACATCAACACCAACTGAAGAAGAGGAAACAGCTGCAAATGAAATGTGTAGTGAAACAGGCAGGTGAAAAATAGTGTCTCCATCCCACCTGAAAGATTTTTTAGCATCAGGCATGAGAAGGAGGAGGAAATCACCACATTAAGTAGAACCACATGTTTAACTATACATATACACTCTGTAATGCCTCAAGAATTttggtgtaaattctagaaacactcggcctTAAACAATATCGAGCACCCGATATTTTAGGtatgagtgtgggagagtgagaatGTTTCTACTGATCCACCTGTTTCTATGTGCATGTCGGAAGTTCGTTATTAGAAGACTATAAGAGGGGCGAGTCACTGACGACGACAAGTGTTTGCCACCAGTGCCACAGAAGACGTTAGGAGAACTCAACAAATAATTATATCATGTTCTTTCATGTGTTAGTGTCTGTGGTGATCATGAAAAATACTATTGAACAATTGAAGATTGATTGATATGCACATTCATATATTGGACTTGcttgagactgttgttgttgtcttcagtcctgagactggtttgatgcagctctccatgctactctatcctgtgcaagctgcttcatctcccagtacctactacaacctacatccttctgaatctgcttagtgtactcatctctcggtctccctctacgatttttaccctccacactgccctccaatgctaaatttgtgatcccttgatgcctcaaaacatgtcctaccaactgatcccttcttctagtcaagttgtgccacaaacttctcttctccccaatcctattcaatacctcctcattagttacgtgatctatccaccttatcttcagtattcttctgtagcaccacatttcgaaagcttctattctcttcttgtccaaactagttatcgtccatgtttcacttccatacatggctacactccaaacaaattttttcagaaatgacttcctgacacttaaatctatattcgatgttaacaaatttctcttcttcagaaacgctttccttgccattgccagtctacattttatatcctctctacttcgaccatcctcagttattttacttcctaaatagcaaaactcctttactactttaagtgtctcatttcctaatctaattccctcagcatcacctgatttaattggactacattccattatcctcattttgcatgttgatgttcatcttatatcctcctttcaagacactgcccattccgttcaactgctcttccaagtcctttgccatctctgacagaattacaatgtcatcggcgaacctcaaagtttttacttcgtctccatgaattttaatacctactccaaatttttcttttgtttcctttactgcttgctcaatatacagattgaataacatcggggagaggctacaaccctgtctcattcctttcccaaccactgcttccctttcatgcccctcgactcttgtgactgtgatctggtttctgtaccaattgtaaatagcctttgctccctgtattttacccctgccacctttagaatttgaaaaagagtattccagtcaacattgtcaaaagctttctctaagtctacaaatgctagaaacgtaggtttgccttttcttaatctttcttctaagataagtcgtaaggtcagtattgcctcacgtgttccaacatttcgacggaatccaaactgatcctccccgaggtccgcatctaccagtttttccattcgtctgtaaagaattcgcgttagtattttgcagctgtgacttattaaactgatagttcggtaattttcacatctgtcaacaccggctttcttttggattggaattattatagtcttcttgaagtctaagggtatttcgcctgtctcatacatcttgctcaccagttggtagagttttgtcatgactggctctcccaaggccgtcagtagttctaatgg
The Schistocerca gregaria isolate iqSchGreg1 chromosome 1, iqSchGreg1.2, whole genome shotgun sequence genome window above contains:
- the LOC126341504 gene encoding uncharacterized protein LOC126341504 — protein: MDEMLEPFHGCGKFRQYIANKSAKYGIKVYALCDARMFYKQNMELYAGKQPTGPYQVPNDAGNVMLRLIRPIDKPARNMAMDNYFTSIPLANKMYANHQLTIVGTLKKNKREIPLELLDIRHRQLNGCIFVSEEKPSNN